A section of the Citrobacter farmeri genome encodes:
- a CDS encoding sugar kinase, with translation MGELLVEFLSRSPQQKFTQPGEFIGPFPSGAPAIFAAQTAKLSHRAIIFGCVGNDEFGRLNIERLRHEGVITDGIHIMENAVTGTAFVSYRSQQERDFVFNIPHSACGLFTAEHIEPGLLQQCSHIHIMGSSLFSFRMIDAMRKAISVIKAAGGTVSFDPNIRKEMLTIPEMAQALDYIIEYTDIFLPSESELPFFARHKNLSEKQIISDLLHSGVKHIAVKRGQRGASYYQQENGTMQELHFDGHKPKTIDPTGAGDCFGATFVTLFLSGFPAQKALQYANASGALAVMQQGPMEGISSLGDIENFLSHHP, from the coding sequence ATGGGCGAATTACTGGTCGAATTTTTATCCCGTAGCCCGCAGCAAAAATTCACGCAACCTGGCGAGTTTATCGGGCCGTTCCCCAGCGGAGCGCCTGCCATTTTCGCCGCACAGACAGCAAAACTCTCTCACAGAGCGATTATTTTCGGCTGTGTCGGAAATGATGAGTTTGGCCGTCTGAATATTGAGAGGCTGCGGCATGAAGGGGTGATCACCGATGGTATCCATATCATGGAAAACGCAGTAACTGGCACAGCCTTCGTCAGCTATCGTAGCCAGCAGGAACGCGATTTTGTTTTTAATATTCCCCACAGCGCCTGCGGTTTGTTTACTGCCGAGCACATTGAACCGGGACTGTTGCAACAGTGCAGCCATATTCACATCATGGGATCATCACTGTTCTCATTCCGAATGATCGACGCGATGCGCAAAGCGATTTCGGTGATCAAAGCCGCTGGCGGTACCGTCTCTTTCGATCCCAATATCCGCAAAGAGATGCTAACTATCCCCGAGATGGCGCAAGCACTCGATTATATCATTGAATATACAGATATCTTTTTACCCAGCGAAAGTGAGCTTCCCTTCTTTGCACGCCATAAAAATCTGTCCGAAAAACAAATTATCAGTGACCTCCTTCACAGCGGCGTGAAGCATATCGCCGTGAAGCGCGGGCAGCGAGGCGCCAGCTATTATCAGCAGGAAAACGGGACTATGCAGGAGTTGCACTTTGACGGGCACAAGCCCAAAACTATCGATCCTACAGGCGCTGGCGACTGCTTTGGTGCCACCTTTGTTACGCTGTTTCTTTCTGGTTTTCCGGCACAGAAAGCACTGCAATATGCTAACGCCAGCGGAGCGCTCGCCGTCATGCAGCAGGGACCAATGGAAGGGATTTCATCGCTGGGCGACATCGAAAACTTTCTTTCCCACCACCCCTGA